DNA from Phragmites australis chromosome 16, lpPhrAust1.1, whole genome shotgun sequence:
TCATTTAACAACTCCAGTTTATTGACTGCCATCCTATAAGTTCTCTTGGCAATTGGAGATGTTCTgggtaagagatcaataacGAACTCTATGTTATGGTCTGGTGGCATGCCAGGTAACTCCTCTGGGAATATATATGGGTATTCACGTATCAATGGCACATCCTCTATGGACTGGGTAGATATGTTACATGCCATTGGGTCAAACTTCGGTCCTTTAGGTTCAAACTCTACCTTGATTCCTTTGTAATTGACTAGAGCAACTCTTCTACTAGCACAAGCTATATTGCCATCATGCTTGGTTAACAAATCCATTCCCAGGATGacatctattccatttgaattcaGGATAACTAGATTTGCTAgaaactctaccccacttaaatggAGTTTAACCTGGGGGCATCCTAGACGACACAAGATATTTCCTACAGGGATCGAACCAGCTTAGGATTCTTAAGAACAACTGTTGGCAACTTATGAAGAGCAACAAATTTTGAAGAAATAACGAaagcgaagctccagaatcaaataagactGTTGCAAAGGTTGAGTTGATGGTAAATCATTGAGTATGACTTCTGGTGCTTCCTGCGCTTCCTGCGCGTCGATATGGTTCACACGGCCTTGTCCATAGTTTCGTGAATGTCCAGCTGACCGGTTCCCTCCTCGTCCTACTCCTGCTACTAGGGCTCTAGGGGTTGAACAAGCTGGGGCATTGTTCTCGTTGGCACTAGGGCAATCTTTCATGTAGTTGGCTGATGGCAGATGTAGCATGTTCTCTGTGTAACTACTGGTGTTGGGGTGCTGCTCTGCTCGGATTGCCCTGCACTAGAATTGCGGAGAGCGGATGCTGTTGTGCGGGATGTGGATCCCAGAGTCCGATACTGCATAGTTTGTTGTTGTCAATATTGGAATCTCTGCCTATGGTTGAGACTTGTCCCCTGGGTCCTACTGCCCTGTTGCCCCTGGTCAGAGaacttccttttcctttcttcctctaTGGGCGCACAGGCCTCTTCTAGAAGGATGGTCCTATTCATTAGAGTGTTGAAGTCGGGGTAGACGACAGACACGAGCTGGATATACAAGCTGCTTTGCAATCCTTTCTTGAAACAgtcctgcttcttcttgtttgttGATACGTCCTCTAGGGCATAGCGGGAAAGACGGATGAACTTCCGGATATATTGGTTTACTATCATTGATCCTTGTTTTAGGCTGCAAAATTCATCAGGCTTCATTTCCATGGTCCCTTCTAGCACATGGTGCTTCCGAAACTCTTCACAGAATTCCTCCCAAGTGATGGCATCGGCATCTACTGATGCCTCACAGTAATTCTCCCACCATTCTGTTGTTGATCCAGTAAGTTGATGGGTTGCTAGATTCACCCTTTCTTGACCCTCACAGTTGATGACTTTGAGCTTTCTGGTGATGTCCCTTAGCCAGTCATTAGCCTCTAAGGGGTCTTCGGTACTATCAAAAGTTGGAGGTTTGATTCTCACGAACTCTGCCATCTTGTTCTGAGGTCCATACCCTCGGTTGTTGTTCTCTGCTTGTGCTATGGTCTCTAGTAGGCAGGTTTGATTGGCCATCACTGTCACCAGGTCATTCTCTGGTGGTGGGGGCAGTGGGGTTTCTTAAATGCTGCGGCGGCTTGGTGGACTTCCTGGCTGGGTTGAGAGTTGACGACCCTATCTCTTCCTCTGTCTCTACCTTGGCCCGTAGCGGCCCTTCCCCGGGATCCCATTGCAGTCCCTATTTCAGATCCACCTTCGGGGGCCATGACAATGAGGGTCCGCTCACGTTGTTGTTGAAGGCGAGGCGACTGTCTGGATCATTCCATATGTTCTCTGTagataagagaggaagcaagagtTGAGATGCAGCTATAAGATAAGGGCAAGCAAGATAGAAGCAAGGACAATCCAATCACGCAATCAAGAGCTAACAAGAATCAACACCAAACGCAAGCACCAACAATatgtattaaacaaacctaggactatctcTGCTAGGTCACTAGTACATAAGTTTTTGTTCTACAAACGACAAAAGTATTATCAAAGAGCATCTGACTACAgggttatctacaacaaaaactacaaaaggatCTACTCCTACCACTAACTAGCCACAACACGTCGTCCTCACGCATCATCTACGGACCTCTCAGCGGTGTTGCTAGCGGCTGACTCAGCAGGTGAGAGGGTCCCTGCTGGTGTCGGGATGGAAGTGGGGTCGAAGATCCTGTTTTCGCCGTTGATGCTGTGA
Protein-coding regions in this window:
- the LOC133895159 gene encoding uncharacterized protein LOC133895159 — its product is MANQTCLLETIAQAENNNRGYGPQNKMAEFVRIKPPTFDSTEDPLEANDWLRDITRKLKVINCEGQERVNLATHQLTGSTTEWWENYCEASVDADAITWEEFCEEFRKHHVLEGTMEMKPDEFCSLKQGSMIVNQYIRKFIRLSRYALEDVSTNKKKQDCFKKGLQSSLYIQLVSVVYPDFNTLMNRTILLEEACAPIEEERKRKFSDQGQQGIMSFGLTNALAYFMNLMTKVFMEELYRFVIVFIDDILIYSRSAKKHEQHLRVVMERLRAHQLYAKFSKCEFWFQEVIFIAHVLMAEVVSVDPSKVEVVVEWIQPVNISEIRIFLGLEGYYRKFIEGFSKLAKTMTKLLQNDAKFEWDEAREKTFQELKKRLTTALVLKLPNIQKDFVVYRDASRQGLGCVLMQQGKVVAYASR